The genomic DNA CGCTCTCATAATCGGTGCGACTGTCACAATCCGAAAGCTCGGTGCACTAAATGTACCGGTCGCAGACAGCCACGTGAGTACCAAAGCCCCTTTTCGTGATTCAATCCGATCAGATGCTTCCCGGACGAAGCCTTTAATCCCGCCAGCGATTTTGATCATTCCGATGAGCCCGGTGAATAAGTAGAGAAACATAATGATTTTTAAATTGTTTTCATCCTGCAATCCTTCAGTGACATATTGAATTGCCGTTTCAAATCCGGTGAGCCACCCTGGACTCAATAGATACCCTGCGACAAGCAATCCCCCAGCCAGCCCAGGCAATACTTGCTTTGTAATTACAGCAATGATGATGACGATAATAAACGGAAGTACACTGACCCAAGCAGAATCCACGTCTCACGCCCCCTTTGTTTTTAGGTAGTGTGTGGATTCTGTCATGGAGATATTCACCAAAGGGAACAAAAAAAGAGCCTGTTTGAACGCAGACTCTTGCAGACGACGTATTTAAATCCAGCCACCTATTTCATCAGGGTTACCGCTATATCGTTTCTCTTCATTAATGGTATCAATTTTAGCCACGTCTTCACCATCAAGAGAGAAATCAAAGATGTCCGCATTCGCTTGAATACGTGCTGGCGTTGTCGACTTTGGTATGACAACTACGTCATTCTGAATGGCCCAGCGAAGCATCACTTGCGCGGGTGACTTTCCATGCTTTTTACCTACCTCTTCAAGCACAGGGTGATCAAGCAAACGCCCTTGTCCGAGAGGTCCCCAAGCCTCCACTTGCACGTTATGCTCTTGACAAAACGCGCGCAGTTCTTTTTGAGCAAACCGCGGATGTAACTCCACTTGATTGACAACTGGCTTATGAGTATGACCTTTTAATAATTCCTTTAAGTGGTGAATTTCAAAATTGCTGACACCTATTGCCTTTACGCGCCCACTATCATACAACTTGCCTAATGCGTGCCAAGTATCTTCATACGTCTGTTTCATCGGCCAGTGAATGAGGTACAAATCAAGGTA from Litoribacterium kuwaitense includes the following:
- a CDS encoding aldo/keto reductase; the protein is MVNHLSDATTLANGVRMPWLGFGVYKVSEGDEVVQAVKTAIDVGYRSIDTASFYENEEGVGRALKESDVAREELFLTSKVWNDEQGYNETLAAFDRSLNRLQTDYLDLYLIHWPMKQTYEDTWHALGKLYDSGRVKAIGVSNFEIHHLKELLKGHTHKPVVNQVELHPRFAQKELRAFCQEHNVQVEAWGPLGQGRLLDHPVLEEVGKKHGKSPAQVMLRWAIQNDVVVIPKSTTPARIQANADIFDFSLDGEDVAKIDTINEEKRYSGNPDEIGGWI